A stretch of DNA from Candidatus Sysuiplasma acidicola:
CAGTTACATCGATCTGTATCAGATACACTTCCCGAGTTTCCGCGTTCCTGTAAGCGAATCAATGCGCGCAATGGAACGGCTAGTCGACGATGGGAAGATAAGGTACATAGGCGTAAGCAACTTCTCTCTTCAGAAGATGATTGAGGCAGAGCAGTCACTGAAGAGGCATTCTCTCATATCCACGCAGATGCACTATAATCTGAAACACCGCGATGTTGAAAATGATATACTGCCGCACTGCAGAGAAAACGGTATCGCGCTCATGGCATACTACCCTCTGGGACACGGCAAACTGGCAGAACTCCGGAGCAGCGATGCCGCGACAGTTAAGGCGATCGCTTCAAAGTGCGGGCTTAAGACAGACGCGCAGCTGGCGCTGAATTATCTGCTGTCATCCGACAAATGCGTTTTCCCGATCCCGCGCGCTTCGAATCCGGAGCACGTGGCGGAGAACTCCACGCTCGGCGGAAGGCTATTTGACAGGGAAGACATGAACGCTCTCGCAGCCATATTTTCCAATGACGGCGGATGAGCGACTGCATCTCGTCTGCAATCAACGCGCAACATCGTTGTTTTCTGGCCCTATATTAATATGCGCGATCGTCGAATAGAGTTTCATGCGCGGTGTACTTCGTCTCCTTTCACAATTAGAGGACGCAGAGCTTTCGGCTGCAGTAAAAACGGTGTCTGCGGAAGCGGATGCCCCCGATATGGGTGAAGTCCGGAAACTTTCACCGGCACACGGCATGAGCAAACTCGATATGCGCCGGCTCGCCGAACTGGCAGTCGGCATCTGCGAACTGCCGATTATCGAAAGGGACATCGAAAACGTGAAACGTGAACTCGAAGAGGTGAGGAGCAGGCTGATTGACGCACGATCAGGACTCAGTGAGGAGAAACTGCTCTTCGCGACGTATTCGAAGGACAATTTGTTCCTGAAGCGTGCTCTCAGGGAAGAATGATACGAGAGGGATGGAGGAGCGGCATGATATGATTCCCAGAAGACGCGGAGTAGAGCAAACGGCTGTGACATACATTGCTCTGTTCATCAGCCGCAGGAGACACGTTGCCTTTCCGCCGGACAGTGAAACAGTGGCAGGCGAACTGTCCGGGATTCGCGTACGGCGTAGAGACCTGCTTCAAAAGAGAAAGGCACTCGAGAGTGAACTGCGCGAACTGAAGAGAGATATGATGGATGTCGAAGCCGAACGGTCGGGTATTCATTTCAGGT
This window harbors:
- a CDS encoding aldo/keto reductase; protein product: MEYREFGRTGVRVSCVGMGTYYDFRWIAASALGIGFGVHEKVTAIRKGIEEGINLIDTAEFYRSEPLVSRAIKDYDREKLFIATKVFPNHLREDKLIRACDRSLRRLGISYIDLYQIHFPSFRVPVSESMRAMERLVDDGKIRYIGVSNFSLQKMIEAEQSLKRHSLISTQMHYNLKHRDVENDILPHCRENGIALMAYYPLGHGKLAELRSSDAATVKAIASKCGLKTDAQLALNYLLSSDKCVFPIPRASNPEHVAENSTLGGRLFDREDMNALAAIFSNDGG